From the Paludibacterium paludis genome, one window contains:
- a CDS encoding NADH-quinone oxidoreductase subunit M, translating into MFTNLLSLVIWVPIAAGLLVLATGGDSRAALARWVALAGSLAGFLFSLPLYTSFTELHGGMQFEEMRPWVEALNINYHLGVDGISMLFVVLNSFTTVLVVLTGWQVIEKRVAQYMAAFLIMSGLINGAFAALDAILFYVFFEAMLIPMYLIIGVWGGPRRVYASIKFFLYTLLGSLLMLVAFIYLSRQTGSFEIASFQSLPLAKDVQLMVFIAFFLSFAVKVPMWPVHTWLPDAHVEAPTGGSMVLAAITLKIGAYGFLRFALPIVPDACRILSPFMVTLSLVAVVYIGLVALVQTDMKKLVAYSSISHMGFVTLGLFMFSGNNLNPWAVEGALIQMVSHGFVSAAMFMCIGVMYDRVHSRNIADYGGVANKMPIFASFMMLFSMANAGLPATSGFVGEGMVVLGAVQVNVWYAALAATTLIFGAAYTLWMYKRVLFGAVGNSHVAELKDVNKREFLVLAILAVMVLGMGLYPQAFISKMHLSVNDLIAHVAQSKL; encoded by the coding sequence ATGTTCACAAATCTCTTGAGTCTGGTGATCTGGGTGCCGATCGCGGCCGGGTTGCTGGTTCTGGCGACGGGAGGCGATAGCCGGGCGGCGCTGGCGCGCTGGGTCGCGCTGGCCGGATCGCTGGCCGGGTTCCTTTTCTCGCTGCCGTTGTACACAAGCTTCACCGAATTGCATGGCGGCATGCAGTTCGAGGAAATGCGCCCCTGGGTCGAGGCGCTGAACATCAACTACCACCTGGGCGTCGATGGCATTTCCATGCTGTTCGTCGTACTCAACAGCTTCACCACGGTGCTGGTGGTGCTGACCGGATGGCAGGTGATCGAAAAGCGCGTCGCGCAATACATGGCCGCTTTCCTGATCATGTCGGGCCTCATCAACGGCGCGTTCGCCGCGCTGGACGCGATCCTGTTCTACGTGTTCTTCGAAGCGATGCTGATTCCGATGTACCTGATCATCGGTGTGTGGGGCGGCCCGCGCCGCGTGTATGCCTCGATCAAGTTCTTCCTGTACACCCTGCTCGGTTCGCTCCTGATGCTGGTGGCCTTCATCTACCTGTCGCGTCAGACCGGCAGCTTCGAGATCGCCTCCTTCCAGAGCCTGCCGCTGGCCAAGGATGTGCAACTGATGGTCTTCATCGCGTTCTTCCTCTCCTTCGCGGTGAAGGTGCCGATGTGGCCGGTGCATACCTGGTTGCCCGACGCCCACGTCGAGGCGCCGACCGGCGGCTCGATGGTGCTGGCGGCCATCACCCTGAAGATCGGTGCCTACGGTTTTCTGCGGTTCGCGCTGCCGATCGTGCCGGATGCCTGCCGTATCCTGTCGCCCTTCATGGTCACGCTGTCGCTTGTGGCCGTGGTGTACATCGGCCTCGTGGCGCTGGTGCAGACCGACATGAAAAAACTCGTGGCCTACTCGTCGATTTCCCACATGGGTTTCGTCACCCTGGGTCTTTTCATGTTCTCCGGCAACAACCTCAATCCCTGGGCGGTCGAGGGCGCGCTGATCCAGATGGTGTCGCACGGTTTCGTGTCCGCCGCGATGTTCATGTGCATCGGCGTGATGTATGACCGGGTGCACAGCCGCAATATCGCCGACTACGGTGGCGTGGCCAACAAGATGCCGATTTTCGCTTCCTTCATGATGCTGTTCTCGATGGCCAATGCCGGCCTGCCTGCCACGTCGGGCTTTGTCGGCGAAGGCATGGTGGTGCTCGGCGCCGTTCAGGTGAACGTCTGGTACGCCGCGCTGGCCGCGACCACGCTGATCTTCGGCGCTGCTTACACCTTGTGGATGTACAAGCGCGTGCTGTTCGGCGCGGTGGGAAACAGCCATGTGGCGGAACTGAAGGATGTCAACAAGCGCGAGTTCCTGGTGCTGGCCATCCTCGCCGTGATGGTGCTGGGCATGGGTCTGTACCCGCAGGCGTTCATCAGCAAGATGCACCTGTCGGTCAATGATCTGATCGCTCACGTTGCCCAAAGCAAGCTCTGA